The following are encoded together in the Lathyrus oleraceus cultivar Zhongwan6 chromosome 3, CAAS_Psat_ZW6_1.0, whole genome shotgun sequence genome:
- the LOC127130469 gene encoding zinc finger BED domain-containing protein RICESLEEPER 1-like has translation MHCKSGMFEQFNIFVEMLIYYCSCLVHVINEMDSETVGNEIVDEVNVVDLENETIQGVNELRRIEDDVLPKSKKAKTSSADCWKVFTKLGADKDGNPLAKCNGCSKILKGGDRNYGTTSLNRHMKECTKIKYADVDQVLMDLQGRLKNLTIDKKVSRSMCATAIIAHDLPYKFVEFHKIRDWMKYLNPEFSPISRNTAKADVDEIFKTEKEALKKELANIPSRISLTSDMWTACTSEGYICLTAHYVDSNWNLKSKILNFCHMPPPHTGSEMSKKILDFLSDWGIEKKIFSLTLDNASANDVMQAHLKRQLVLQNWLLSEGEFFHYRCSAHVLNLIVQEGLKVIGDALEKIRESVKYVKGSEGRMKNSRNALNSLACVLMASIKDEDTLIRDMAERIMVKFEKYWSDYSVVLALGAVLDPRIKLTSLEYMYEKVDPLTSTIKTNEIKQKLYTLFEIYRRLHTSSSTTSQTPSSITRGESSSHVLTKSLFNPVMMLDSPVEMDVI, from the exons ATGCATTGTAAAAGTGGCATGTTTGAGCAATTCAATATATTTGTTGAAATGTTAATATATTACTGTTCTTGTTTGGTGCAT GTGATAAATGAAATGGATTCCGAAACCGTTGGTAATGAAATTGTAGATGAAGTGAATGTGGTTGATTTAGAGAATGAAACAATTCAAGGCGTAAATGAACTAAGAAGAATTGAAGATGATGTTTTACCTAAGTCTAAGAAGGCCAAAACATCAAGTGCTGATTGTTGGAAAGTGTTTACTAAACTTGGGGCGGATAAAGATGGGAATCCATTGGCTAAGTGCAATGGTTGTTCAAAGATTTTGAAGGGTGGCGATAGGAATTATGGTACCACGAGTTTGAATCGTCATATGAAGGAGTGCACTAAAATTAAATATGCTGACgtagatcaagtattgatggactTGCAAGGTAGACTCAAGAATCTTACAATAGATAAAAAGGTTTCTAGATCAATGTGTGCTACTGCAATCATTGCACATGATTTACCGTATAAATTTGTAGAGTTTCATAAAATTAGGGATTGGATGAAATATTTGAACCCTGAATTTTCTCCTATTTCAAGAAATACCGCTAAGGCTGATGTTGATGAAATATTCAAGACAGAGAAAGAAGCTCTTAAGAAGGAGTTAGCTAATATTCCCTCTAGAATTTCACTAACTTCTGATATGTGGACAGCTTGTACAAGTGAAGGTTATATTTGCCTGACTGCTCATTATGTTGATTCCAATTGGAATTTGAAGAGTAAGATTCTAAACTTTTGTCATATGCCTCCTCCACACACGGGATCTGAAATGTCAAAAAAGATTCTTGACTTTTTATCAGATTGGGGAATTGAGAAGAAGATTTTTTCACTCACATTAGATAATGCTTCTGCTAATGACGTGATGCAAGCTCATTTGAAAAGACAACTTGTCTTGCAAAACTGGTTATTATCTGAGGGAGAGTTCTTTCATTATCGTTGCTCAGCGCATGTTTTAAATTTGATTGTGCAAGAGGGTTTGAAAGTAATTGGTGATGCATTGGAAAAGATTAGGGAAAGTGTCAAATATGTGAAGGGCTCTGAGGGTAGAATGAAAAATTCAAGGAATGCATTGAACTCATTGGCG TGTGTTTTGATGGCAAGCATCAAAGATGAAGACACTCTTATAAGAGACATGGCTGAAAGAATAATGGTCAAGTTTGAGAAGTATTGGAGTGATTATAGTGTGGTTCTTGCTCTAGGAGCGGTTCTTGACCCAAGGATTAAGCTTACCTCTTTGGAATACATGTATGAAAAAGTTGATCCACTTACctcaacaattaaaacaaatgaaATCAAACAGAAATTGTACACTCTCTTTGAGATATATCGTCGCCTTCATACTTCGTCTTCTACAACCTCTCAAACTCCATCTTCCATCACTAGAGGGGAATCAAGTTCACACGTGTTGACTAAAAGTTTGTTCAAT CCTGTTATGATGCTCGATTCACCGGTTGAAATGGATGTGATATAG